Below is a genomic region from Deinococcus cellulosilyticus NBRC 106333 = KACC 11606.
AGGAGCATTCCTCTTGCGTTATGACGATTACCCCGACACCCGGGAAAAATTCAGAAAAAACAACGTCCGCAAAATTTCCAGCAAACGCCGCATTTCCGACCTGACCGAACACAAGGAGAAGAACACCTCTCTGGACAAGTTCGCAGACCCTGCCTTGCAGGAGCTCTTCGAGCGCGGGTTCATTCAGGACGTGATCTGGCAGCTTCAACAGGGCAAGGAAGCCACCGTGTATGTCGCCACCTCCGAGCAGGGTCTGGTGGCTGTGAAGGTCTATGCTGACATCCGTGCCCGTTCCTTCAAAAACGACAGCCTGTACCGTGAAGGGCGTTACATCGGAGATGCCCGCATCGAGAAGGCCATTCAGGACCGCACCAACGCCGGCATCAACGCCCAGCTGGTGCTGTGGGTGGAGCAGGAATTCATGGAACTGCATTCCCTGCACCACAATGGCATCGCTGTGCCAAAGCCCATTGCCCGCAACGCCAACGTGATCATCATGGAGTTCATCGGGACGGAAGATGGGGCCGCACCTCGCCTTTCAGACCTGCATCTCTCAAAAGAGGACGCCAGGAGCGCCTTTGAACAGGCAAAACACATCCTGATGGGCTTTGCAAAACTGGGCCGGGTGCATGGAGACTTCTCCACCTTCAACCTGCTGTGGCATGAAGGGAAAGTGTACGCCATCGACTTCCCCCAGATGATCCGTTTCCGGGAGAACCCGCAGGCTGAAATCCTGCTCAGACGGGACATCCGGGGGCTCTTGAAAACCTTCCACAAACTGGGCATTGTGGCCGAAGAAGAGGCCCTGTACCGCGAAGTGCTGCGTCAGGTTCCCAGATAATGCCTGATCCATGATCCCTCTCCTGCTGCAATGGAGAGGGGTCATGTTCTTTGGTGGAATCTCATGAAAGAAATCCGCTGCAGGCAAACATCTACACCACCTGTCACCTCAGCATTTTCTCTTCACGAAAACGCTTTCATGTGATGTAAAATGGGTTTCAA
It encodes:
- a CDS encoding RIO1 family regulatory kinase/ATPase domain-containing protein — its product is MRYDDYPDTREKFRKNNVRKISSKRRISDLTEHKEKNTSLDKFADPALQELFERGFIQDVIWQLQQGKEATVYVATSEQGLVAVKVYADIRARSFKNDSLYREGRYIGDARIEKAIQDRTNAGINAQLVLWVEQEFMELHSLHHNGIAVPKPIARNANVIIMEFIGTEDGAAPRLSDLHLSKEDARSAFEQAKHILMGFAKLGRVHGDFSTFNLLWHEGKVYAIDFPQMIRFRENPQAEILLRRDIRGLLKTFHKLGIVAEEEALYREVLRQVPR